In Mustela nigripes isolate SB6536 chromosome 2, MUSNIG.SB6536, whole genome shotgun sequence, a single window of DNA contains:
- the MASP1 gene encoding mannan-binding lectin serine protease 1 isoform X3 has translation MPANSRDTQGPQNKDKASLTPHRGQAPRKVRPRGPKPGSQEHPRQENEVETEEQVLATFCGQETTDTEQTPGQEVVFSPGSFMSITFRSDFSNEERFTGFDAHYMAVDVDECTEREDEELSCDHYCHNYIGGYYCSCRFGYLLHTDNRTCRVECSDNLFTQRTGVITSPDFPNPYPKSSECFYTIELEEGFMVSLQFEDIFDIEDHPEVSCPYDYIKIKAGPNVFGPFCGERAPEPINTQSHSVQILFRSDNSGENRGWRLSYRATGNECPEPQPPVHGKIEPLQTTYSFKDQVLISCDTGYKMLKDNVEMDTFQIECLKDGTWSNRIPTCKIADCGAPAELKHGLITFSTRNNLTTYKSEIQYSCQQPYYQMLHNITGIYTCSAQGVWMNEVLGRSQPTCLPVCGQPSRSLPNLVKRIIGGRNAEPGLFPWQALIVVEDTSRVPNDKWFGSGALLSESWILTAAHVLRSQRRDNTVIPVSKEHVTVFLGLHDVRDKSGAVNSSAAQVVLHPDFNIQNYNHDIALVQLQEPVPLGPHVMPICLPSPEPEGPEPHMLGLVAGWGISNPNVTVDEIISSGTRTLSDVLQYVKLPVVPYAECKTSYESRSGNYSVTENMFCAGYYEGGKDTCLGDSGGAFVILDDLSQRWVAQGLVSWGGPEECGSKQVYGVYTKVSNYVDWVWEKMGSPQGLGELQVER, from the exons GTAGAAACAGAAGAGCAGGTGCTAGCAACGTTCTGTGGCCAGGAGACTACAGACACAGAGCAGACCCCTGGCCAGGAAGTCGTGTTCTCCCCCGGCTCCTTCATGTCCATCACTTTCCGGTCAGATTTCTCCAATGAGGAGCGATTCACAGGCTTTGATGCCCACTACATGGCCGTGG ATGTGGACGAGTGCACCGAACGGGAGGATGAGGAGCTGTCCTGTGACCACTATTGTCATAACTACATCGGCGGCTACTACTGCTCCTGCCGCTTTGGCTACCTCCTCCATACAGACAACAGGACCTGCCGAG TGGAGTGCAGTGACAACCTCTTTACCCAGAGGACCGGCGTGATCACCAGCCCTGACTTCCCCAACCCTTATCCTAAGAGCTCGGAATGCTTCTACACGATAGAGCTAGAGGAAGGTTTCATGGTCAGCCTGCAGTTTGAGGACATTTTCGACATTGAGGATCATCCTGAGGTGTCCTGCCCCTATGACTACATCAAG ATTAAAGCTGGTCCAAATGTTTTTGGGCCCTTCTGTGGAGAGAGAGCCCCAGAACCCATCAATACCCAGAGCCACAGTGTCCAGATCCTGTTCCGCAGCGACAACTCAGGGGAGAACCGGGGCTGGAGGCTCTCGTACAGGGCAACAG GGAATGAGTGCCCAGAGCCACAGCCTCCTGTCCACGGGAAAATTGAGCCCCTACAAACCACGTATTCCTTCAAAGACCAGGTGCTCATCAGCTGTGACACAGGCTACAAAATGCTGAAG GATAATGTGGAGATGGATACATTCCAGATCGAGTGTCTGAAGGATGGGACATGGAGTAACAGGATCCCAACCtgtaaaa TTGCAGACTGTGGAGCCCCAGCAGAGCTGAAACATGGGCTGATTACCTTCTCCACCAGGAACAACCTTACCACATATAAATCTGAGATCCAATACTCCTGCCAGCAGCCCTACTATCAGATGCTCCACAATATCACAG GTATATACACCTGTTCTGCCCAAGGAGTCTGGATGAATGAAGTACTGGGGAGAAGCCAGCCCACATGCCTGCCAG TGTGTGGTCAGCCCTCCCGCTCTCTGCCAAACCTGGTCAAGAGAATCATCGGGGGCAGGAATGCTGAGCCTGGCCTCTTTCCATGGCAGGCCCTGATAGTGGTGGAGGACACCTCGAGAGTGCCAAACGACAAATGGTTTGGGAGTGGGGCCCTGCTCTCTGAGTCCTGGATCCTCACGGCAGCCCATGTGCTGCGCTCCCAGCGAAGGGACAACACAGTGATACCAGTCTCCAAGGAGCATGTCACTGTCTTCTTGGGCCTGCATGATGTGCGGGACAAATCAGGGGCTGTCAACAGCTCTGCAGCCCAAGTGGTGCTCCACCCAGACTTCAATATCCAGAACTACAACCACGACATAGCTCTGGTGCAGCTGCAGGAACCTGTGCCCCTGGGACCCCATGTCATGCCCATCTGCCTGCCAAGTCCTGAGCCTGAAGGCCCAGAACCCCACATGCTGGGCTTGGTAGCGGGCTGGGGTATCTCCAATCCTAATGTGACAGTGGATGAGATCATCAGCAGTGGCACACGGACCTTGTCAGATGTCCTACAGTACGTCAAGTTACCTGTGGTGCCATATGCGGAGTGCAAAACCAGCTATGAGTCGCGGTCGGGGAACTATAGCGTCACAGAGAACATGTTCTGCGCTGGCTACTATGAGGGTGGCAAGGACACGTGCCTTGGAGACAGTGGTGGGGCCTTTGTCATTCTGGATGACTTGAGCCAGCGCTGGGTAGCCCAAGGCCTGGTGTCCTGGGGGGGCCCCGAAGAATGTGGCAGCAAGCAGGTCTATGGGGTCTACACAAAGGTCTCCAACTATGTGGACTGGGTGTGGGAGAAGATGGGCTCCCCACAAGGTCTGGGGGAGCTACAGGTGGAACGGTGA